Proteins encoded by one window of Venturia canescens isolate UGA chromosome 2, ASM1945775v1, whole genome shotgun sequence:
- the LOC122405986 gene encoding uncharacterized protein isoform X1, which translates to MAGAGVSVGGGAGMLRARRRDVSVKPNRKLDRKSSRGMIYENEELRLRTININAEVEQGQNDIKKLRRENEQLRHEIWSLRDEYDKLEEILKAQKNRDDSEDYEDRSEAEDKEDAEEAEDCSDYTDEEEEEDECHAKEKDSSGADESNADNETNQEERLENAENQKISSEKMSSSGHRLHVEFDDLSVVDEEEEIKKDREQKDSTSLEEKGSVKQPKEADLLRMKSLNGYQCFPRYSSPVSSGPPSSHFRDRLLEYPSSGRSEFGQTLPFEVSTLLPTQRPILYDDSFPPIGSYEQLGIANLPPGYDQKRGHDRAPYANPVGWQSNVYAQSIGFQTSGNCASDALATQQSIVSPPLMFQPPDQMDPATRSINSSRAASSIRGRPVAEETDSCPRLTDNAAVPSLSRRRNFLQRQLAQFHGESIISRVQGSSESRSTTPAELLSHNGWSFGNSRSGRSARETGIDREQIGCNEIRENLVGLDEHRELGDLFGYVDDRPKHFFAPLSAKIQHVSADSGDKAVPGTANLVDAAASGYFENFGTGKSSSSDKTNSTIISTRHFQTHSQLPPTLLEFIGDKNEKGPADICVNGGVAAFVNGFPGLGINEGLSNTSSDDLLVGDRRHSGGNNSSASKHGSNNPLVKSVSCQDLSSEQMQNSLFEMARTFQADGKCQKLTKSDNTLDNPASKASKPFRSQLNVTLRFPGYNCGAGSTSGSKQPGRNTPETPEIPKLPAIDYRLLNNPFIKSFDRKSGLYGNNNIRGPLGRLLANEASESSSECDKMLQHQASTIDYSSALLTQSFARRLNPDENTIKGTRSYETSSEIESDRHGGLMSAKTTCQVGSIDPRIIGTPGKQRQDYQVTSFEAPNPRSLHTGMGAYEVDPMRLLTGSSATDPLVSNPPKLYRNVPFVPGSPALYCSGSQNALRMFYDNQKHKVPAQTQTSIEDDSTTPVNETTSSRPLLKNVQIPEADNHSSTESPTSTQRKRVLRKERPTQKTSKRPLSPAAQRRRLRKQSSSDITADSRLVEDNKTLNKSRQLGSSKTNTMTTTGSENTEDKNESRSSSSGQESPRKEANRRISTYFNTKKRASLGSVKTTRSFSVDNARDNIGNRHHGETVETTNSERERTNSASSREAVTSKARKSSVSSGKVPWCACWGNGCV; encoded by the exons GTCAGAATGACATTAAGAAGCTACGCAGAGAGAACGAACAGCTCAGACACGAGATATGGAGCTTGCGCGATGAGTACGACAAACTCGAGGAGATTCTGAAGGCCCAGAAAAATCGAGACGACAGCGAAGATTATGAG GATCGGAGCGAAGCCGAAGACAAGGAGGATGCGGAGGAAGCCGAAGATTGCTCGGACTATACcgacgaggaggaggaggaagacgAGTGTCACGCGAAGGAAAAAGATTCATCCGGTGCCGATGAGAGCAACGCCGACAACGAGACTAACCAGGAAGAGCGACTAGAGAACGCGGAAAACCAGAAAATATCATCGGAAAAGATGAGCAGCAGTGGCCACAGGCTTCACGTCGAATTCGACGACCTTTCGGTGGTCGACGAGGAGGAGGAAATAAAGAAGGACAGAGAACAAAAAGACTCGACATCGTTGGAAGAAAAAGGGAGCGTGAAACAGCCGAAAGAGGCGGATTTACTTCGCATGAAATCGCTCAACGGTTATCAATGTTTTCCTCGTTACAGTTCGCCCGTCTCTTCCGGTCCTCCGAGCTCTCACTTCCGAGATCGATTACTGGAGTACCCGAGCTCCGGTAGATCCGAATTCGGGCAAACGTTACCGTTCGAGGTTTCCACGTTGTTGCCCACCCAACGTCCGATCCTCTATGACGATTCGTTCCCACCGATTGGGAGTTACGAGCAACTCGGAATTGCCAATTTACCGCCTGGATACGATCAAAAGCGTGGCCATGATCGAGCGCCCTATGCCAACCCGGTCGGCTGGCAGAGCAACGTTTATGCACAGAGCATCGGTTTCCAGACGTCTGGAAACTGCGCAAGCGATGCATTAGCCACCCAACAATCAATCGTGTCTCCGCCGCTCATGTTCCAGCCTCCGGATCAAATGGATCCGGCGACCAGGTCGATAAACAGCTCGAGGGCGGCGAGCTCGATTCGCGGCCGCCCAGTCGCCGAGGAAACGGACTCTTGCCCTAGGCTCACGGACAACGCGGCAGTTCCAAGCCTCTCGCGACGGCGTAATTTCCTGCAGAGGCAATTGGCACAGTTTCATGGGGAAAGTATTATTTCCAGGGTGCAAGGAAGCAGCGAAAGCAGGTCGACCACGCCAGCGGAATTGCTGAGCCACAACGGCTGGAGCTTCGGCAACTCGAGGTCGGGTCGCAGCGCTCGGGAAACTGGAATAGACCGGGAGCAAATCGGTTGTAACGAGATCAGAGAAAATCTCGTGGGCTTGGATGAGCACCGGGAGCTCGGAGATTTATTCGGATACGTCGATGACCGtccgaaacattttttcgcaccGTTGTCCGCTAAAATTCAACACGTTAGCGCGGATTCCGGTGATAAAGCGGTGCCCGGAACCGCGAACCTCGTCGACGCCGCTGCCTCGGGCTACTTCGAGAACTTTGGCACGGGAAAGAGTTCCAGCAGCGACAAGACCAATTCTACCATTATTTCAACGAGGCACTTCCAAACCCACTCCCAGCTGCCGCCCACTTTGCTCGAGTTCATCGGGGATAAGAACGAAAAAGGGCCGGCAGATATTTGCGTGAATGGTGGGGTCGCTGCTTTTGTCAACGGATTTCCCGGGCTCGGGATCAACGAGGGGCTAAGTAACACGAGCTCCGACGACCTTTTGGTCGGTGACAGGCGACATTCCGGTGGCAATAATAGTTCGGCGTCAAAGCACGGTTCGAACAATCCGCTGGTCAAGTCAGTCTCTTGTCAGGATCTTAGCAGCGAACAGATGCAAAATTCCCTCTTCGAGATGGCCAGGACTTTCCAAGCCGACGGCAAGTGCCAGAAACTCACGAAGAGCGACAACACGCTGGACAACCCGGCGTCCAAGGCGTCCAAACCTTTCAGAAGTCAATTGAACGTGACCCTCAGGTTTCCTGGGTATAATTGCGGGGCCGGAAGCACCAGCGGCAGCAAACAACCTGGACGCAACACTCCCGAGACACCGGAGATCCCAAAATTGCCAGCTATCGATTACCGGCTGCTGAACAATCCGTTCATCAAATCGTTCGATAGGAAAAGTGGGCTTTATGGGAATAACAATATCCGCGGCCCACTGGGGCGACTACTGGCGAATGAGGCGAGCGAGAGCTCCAGCGAATGTGACAAAATGCTCCAGCACCAGGCCTCAACGATCGATTATTCGAGTGCGCTGTTGACACAATCATTCGCCAGACGATTGAATCCGGATGAGAATACGATTAAAGGGACTAGAAGTTACGAGACGAGCAGCGAGATTGAGAGCGATCGTCACGGTGGCTTGATGTCTGCTAAGACGACGTGCCAAGTGGGGAGCATCGATCCGCGAATAATCGGGACCCCTGGTAAGCAGCGTCAAGACTACCAAGTGACGTCGTTCGAGGCGCCTAATCCTCGCAGTTTACACACCGGTATGGGAGCTTACGAGGTCGACCCGATGCGATTGTTAACCGGATCATCAGCCACGGATCCACTGGTATCGAATCCCCCGAAACTTTATCGAAACGTGCCTTTTGTCCCGGGCAGTCCAGCCCTCTATTGTTCCGGCTCCCAAAACGCTCTGCGAATGTTTTATGATAACCAGAAGCACAAAGTGCCTGCACAGACGCAAACCTCGATCGAAGACGATTCGACGACTCCCGTGAACGAGACGACGAGCAGCAGGCCGCTCCTTAAAAACGTTCAAATTCCTGAAGCGGATAACCACAGCAGCACCGAATCGCCAACCTCGACCCAACGTAAACGCGTCCTCCGGAAAGAAAGGCCGACACAAAAAACAAGCAAAAGACCCTTGTCGCCGGCGGCACAGCGCCGAAGACTCAGGAAACAATCGAGTTCGGATATCACTGCTGACTCTAGACTCGTCGAGGACAACAAAACCCTCAACAAATCCAGACAACTCGGCTCATCAAAAACCAACACTATGACGACCACCGGCTCCGAAAATACGGAGGATAAAAACGAGAGCAGATCCTCATCCTCCGGACAAGAATCCCCCCGAAAAGAAGCCAATCGAAGAATCTCCACGTATTTTAATACGAAGAAACGTGCTTCCCTCGGATCCGTCAAAACTACGAGGAGTTTTAGTGTCGACAATGCCAGAGACAATATTGGTAATAGACACCACGGTGAAACAGTGGAAACAACCAAttccgaaagagaaagaactAATTCAGCCAGCAGCAGAGAAGCTGTCACTTCCAAAGCGCGCAAATCGAGTGTGAGCAGTGGAAAAGTTCCGTGGTGCGCGTGTTGGGGAAACGGCTGCGTTTGA
- the LOC122405986 gene encoding uncharacterized protein isoform X2, with translation MHRRDRRHTEKKGRESQNDIKKLRRENEQLRHEIWSLRDEYDKLEEILKAQKNRDDSEDYEDRSEAEDKEDAEEAEDCSDYTDEEEEEDECHAKEKDSSGADESNADNETNQEERLENAENQKISSEKMSSSGHRLHVEFDDLSVVDEEEEIKKDREQKDSTSLEEKGSVKQPKEADLLRMKSLNGYQCFPRYSSPVSSGPPSSHFRDRLLEYPSSGRSEFGQTLPFEVSTLLPTQRPILYDDSFPPIGSYEQLGIANLPPGYDQKRGHDRAPYANPVGWQSNVYAQSIGFQTSGNCASDALATQQSIVSPPLMFQPPDQMDPATRSINSSRAASSIRGRPVAEETDSCPRLTDNAAVPSLSRRRNFLQRQLAQFHGESIISRVQGSSESRSTTPAELLSHNGWSFGNSRSGRSARETGIDREQIGCNEIRENLVGLDEHRELGDLFGYVDDRPKHFFAPLSAKIQHVSADSGDKAVPGTANLVDAAASGYFENFGTGKSSSSDKTNSTIISTRHFQTHSQLPPTLLEFIGDKNEKGPADICVNGGVAAFVNGFPGLGINEGLSNTSSDDLLVGDRRHSGGNNSSASKHGSNNPLVKSVSCQDLSSEQMQNSLFEMARTFQADGKCQKLTKSDNTLDNPASKASKPFRSQLNVTLRFPGYNCGAGSTSGSKQPGRNTPETPEIPKLPAIDYRLLNNPFIKSFDRKSGLYGNNNIRGPLGRLLANEASESSSECDKMLQHQASTIDYSSALLTQSFARRLNPDENTIKGTRSYETSSEIESDRHGGLMSAKTTCQVGSIDPRIIGTPGKQRQDYQVTSFEAPNPRSLHTGMGAYEVDPMRLLTGSSATDPLVSNPPKLYRNVPFVPGSPALYCSGSQNALRMFYDNQKHKVPAQTQTSIEDDSTTPVNETTSSRPLLKNVQIPEADNHSSTESPTSTQRKRVLRKERPTQKTSKRPLSPAAQRRRLRKQSSSDITADSRLVEDNKTLNKSRQLGSSKTNTMTTTGSENTEDKNESRSSSSGQESPRKEANRRISTYFNTKKRASLGSVKTTRSFSVDNARDNIGNRHHGETVETTNSERERTNSASSREAVTSKARKSSVSSGKVPWCACWGNGCV, from the exons GTCAGAATGACATTAAGAAGCTACGCAGAGAGAACGAACAGCTCAGACACGAGATATGGAGCTTGCGCGATGAGTACGACAAACTCGAGGAGATTCTGAAGGCCCAGAAAAATCGAGACGACAGCGAAGATTATGAG GATCGGAGCGAAGCCGAAGACAAGGAGGATGCGGAGGAAGCCGAAGATTGCTCGGACTATACcgacgaggaggaggaggaagacgAGTGTCACGCGAAGGAAAAAGATTCATCCGGTGCCGATGAGAGCAACGCCGACAACGAGACTAACCAGGAAGAGCGACTAGAGAACGCGGAAAACCAGAAAATATCATCGGAAAAGATGAGCAGCAGTGGCCACAGGCTTCACGTCGAATTCGACGACCTTTCGGTGGTCGACGAGGAGGAGGAAATAAAGAAGGACAGAGAACAAAAAGACTCGACATCGTTGGAAGAAAAAGGGAGCGTGAAACAGCCGAAAGAGGCGGATTTACTTCGCATGAAATCGCTCAACGGTTATCAATGTTTTCCTCGTTACAGTTCGCCCGTCTCTTCCGGTCCTCCGAGCTCTCACTTCCGAGATCGATTACTGGAGTACCCGAGCTCCGGTAGATCCGAATTCGGGCAAACGTTACCGTTCGAGGTTTCCACGTTGTTGCCCACCCAACGTCCGATCCTCTATGACGATTCGTTCCCACCGATTGGGAGTTACGAGCAACTCGGAATTGCCAATTTACCGCCTGGATACGATCAAAAGCGTGGCCATGATCGAGCGCCCTATGCCAACCCGGTCGGCTGGCAGAGCAACGTTTATGCACAGAGCATCGGTTTCCAGACGTCTGGAAACTGCGCAAGCGATGCATTAGCCACCCAACAATCAATCGTGTCTCCGCCGCTCATGTTCCAGCCTCCGGATCAAATGGATCCGGCGACCAGGTCGATAAACAGCTCGAGGGCGGCGAGCTCGATTCGCGGCCGCCCAGTCGCCGAGGAAACGGACTCTTGCCCTAGGCTCACGGACAACGCGGCAGTTCCAAGCCTCTCGCGACGGCGTAATTTCCTGCAGAGGCAATTGGCACAGTTTCATGGGGAAAGTATTATTTCCAGGGTGCAAGGAAGCAGCGAAAGCAGGTCGACCACGCCAGCGGAATTGCTGAGCCACAACGGCTGGAGCTTCGGCAACTCGAGGTCGGGTCGCAGCGCTCGGGAAACTGGAATAGACCGGGAGCAAATCGGTTGTAACGAGATCAGAGAAAATCTCGTGGGCTTGGATGAGCACCGGGAGCTCGGAGATTTATTCGGATACGTCGATGACCGtccgaaacattttttcgcaccGTTGTCCGCTAAAATTCAACACGTTAGCGCGGATTCCGGTGATAAAGCGGTGCCCGGAACCGCGAACCTCGTCGACGCCGCTGCCTCGGGCTACTTCGAGAACTTTGGCACGGGAAAGAGTTCCAGCAGCGACAAGACCAATTCTACCATTATTTCAACGAGGCACTTCCAAACCCACTCCCAGCTGCCGCCCACTTTGCTCGAGTTCATCGGGGATAAGAACGAAAAAGGGCCGGCAGATATTTGCGTGAATGGTGGGGTCGCTGCTTTTGTCAACGGATTTCCCGGGCTCGGGATCAACGAGGGGCTAAGTAACACGAGCTCCGACGACCTTTTGGTCGGTGACAGGCGACATTCCGGTGGCAATAATAGTTCGGCGTCAAAGCACGGTTCGAACAATCCGCTGGTCAAGTCAGTCTCTTGTCAGGATCTTAGCAGCGAACAGATGCAAAATTCCCTCTTCGAGATGGCCAGGACTTTCCAAGCCGACGGCAAGTGCCAGAAACTCACGAAGAGCGACAACACGCTGGACAACCCGGCGTCCAAGGCGTCCAAACCTTTCAGAAGTCAATTGAACGTGACCCTCAGGTTTCCTGGGTATAATTGCGGGGCCGGAAGCACCAGCGGCAGCAAACAACCTGGACGCAACACTCCCGAGACACCGGAGATCCCAAAATTGCCAGCTATCGATTACCGGCTGCTGAACAATCCGTTCATCAAATCGTTCGATAGGAAAAGTGGGCTTTATGGGAATAACAATATCCGCGGCCCACTGGGGCGACTACTGGCGAATGAGGCGAGCGAGAGCTCCAGCGAATGTGACAAAATGCTCCAGCACCAGGCCTCAACGATCGATTATTCGAGTGCGCTGTTGACACAATCATTCGCCAGACGATTGAATCCGGATGAGAATACGATTAAAGGGACTAGAAGTTACGAGACGAGCAGCGAGATTGAGAGCGATCGTCACGGTGGCTTGATGTCTGCTAAGACGACGTGCCAAGTGGGGAGCATCGATCCGCGAATAATCGGGACCCCTGGTAAGCAGCGTCAAGACTACCAAGTGACGTCGTTCGAGGCGCCTAATCCTCGCAGTTTACACACCGGTATGGGAGCTTACGAGGTCGACCCGATGCGATTGTTAACCGGATCATCAGCCACGGATCCACTGGTATCGAATCCCCCGAAACTTTATCGAAACGTGCCTTTTGTCCCGGGCAGTCCAGCCCTCTATTGTTCCGGCTCCCAAAACGCTCTGCGAATGTTTTATGATAACCAGAAGCACAAAGTGCCTGCACAGACGCAAACCTCGATCGAAGACGATTCGACGACTCCCGTGAACGAGACGACGAGCAGCAGGCCGCTCCTTAAAAACGTTCAAATTCCTGAAGCGGATAACCACAGCAGCACCGAATCGCCAACCTCGACCCAACGTAAACGCGTCCTCCGGAAAGAAAGGCCGACACAAAAAACAAGCAAAAGACCCTTGTCGCCGGCGGCACAGCGCCGAAGACTCAGGAAACAATCGAGTTCGGATATCACTGCTGACTCTAGACTCGTCGAGGACAACAAAACCCTCAACAAATCCAGACAACTCGGCTCATCAAAAACCAACACTATGACGACCACCGGCTCCGAAAATACGGAGGATAAAAACGAGAGCAGATCCTCATCCTCCGGACAAGAATCCCCCCGAAAAGAAGCCAATCGAAGAATCTCCACGTATTTTAATACGAAGAAACGTGCTTCCCTCGGATCCGTCAAAACTACGAGGAGTTTTAGTGTCGACAATGCCAGAGACAATATTGGTAATAGACACCACGGTGAAACAGTGGAAACAACCAAttccgaaagagaaagaactAATTCAGCCAGCAGCAGAGAAGCTGTCACTTCCAAAGCGCGCAAATCGAGTGTGAGCAGTGGAAAAGTTCCGTGGTGCGCGTGTTGGGGAAACGGCTGCGTTTGA